In the genome of Helicobacter sp. 11S03491-1, one region contains:
- a CDS encoding acyl carrier protein, which yields MKEKIQNLIYKSLQNLSDELENQALKTPHEQTKIYGEGGNLDSLALVSLISDLETLLDDELNISITLADEKAMSQRNSPFRDVQSLSEYILESVSQKNPQ from the coding sequence ATGAAAGAAAAAATCCAAAATCTCATCTACAAAAGTCTGCAAAACTTAAGCGATGAATTAGAAAATCAAGCCTTAAAAACCCCTCATGAACAAACCAAAATCTATGGAGAAGGCGGCAATCTGGACTCCCTGGCTTTAGTGTCTTTAATCTCTGATTTAGAAACATTGCTTGATGATGAACTCAATATCAGCATTACTTTGGCAGATGAAAAAGCAATGAGTCAGAGAAACTCACCCTTTAGAGATGTCCAAAGTCTAAGTGAGTATATCTTAGAATCTGTCTCACAAAAGAATCCCCAATGA
- a CDS encoding SDR family oxidoreductase, producing MTNQKVLVITGSRKGIGKDLSDYYLQKGYIVCGCSRGESSINHPNYRHFSLDVSDEKNVISMIKTIKKEFGKIDILLNNAGIASMNHILLSPYKTLQNIFATNVFGSFLFIRECAKIMSATCSIIKKQGQIPHFRIVNFASVATPLRLEGEAIYGASKAAIVNLTEICSKELAQFHITINAIGPTPVPTDLIKNVPKEKMDALLNAQAIKRFGTFEDVLHGIEFFIDEKSDFITGQVLYLGGVHG from the coding sequence ATGACAAATCAAAAAGTCTTAGTCATTACAGGCTCCAGAAAAGGTATCGGGAAAGATTTGAGTGATTATTATTTGCAAAAAGGCTATATTGTTTGTGGTTGCTCTCGAGGAGAATCTAGCATCAATCACCCCAATTACCGACATTTTAGTCTGGATGTCAGCGATGAAAAAAATGTTATCTCTATGATCAAGACTATCAAAAAAGAATTTGGAAAAATTGATATTCTCCTCAACAATGCAGGGATAGCTTCAATGAATCACATTCTCCTAAGCCCCTATAAAACCTTGCAAAATATTTTTGCTACAAATGTGTTTGGAAGTTTTTTGTTTATCAGAGAATGTGCCAAAATTATGAGTGCGACTTGTTCTATTATCAAAAAACAAGGGCAAATTCCTCATTTTCGTATTGTCAATTTTGCTAGTGTCGCGACTCCTTTGAGACTGGAAGGAGAAGCCATTTATGGGGCATCCAAAGCAGCTATTGTCAATCTCACTGAAATTTGTTCAAAAGAATTAGCCCAATTTCATATCACCATAAATGCTATAGGTCCTACACCGGTGCCTACTGATCTCATCAAAAATGTTCCCAAAGAAAAAATGGACGCCCTACTCAATGCCCAAGCCATCAAGAGGTTTGGGACATTTGAAGATGTGCTCCATGGGATTGAGTTTTTTATAGATGAAAAAAGTGATTTTATTACCGGGCAAGTTCTCTATCTTGGGGGTGTCCATGGATAA
- a CDS encoding fatty acid--CoA ligase family protein gives MDNLGHRFIQKLYSFDPNSNALITEEKTYTYGDLLLSMQDFEKKLSSIPKGSCIGILGDFSLENIALFLACVQSQMILIPLSQDPTLPMKLQEGQVDYICQNHIFQAQNPSGKHPLILNLKASHSSGLILFSSGSTGKPKAILHHLDNLLAPYLSKKPKSICMLLFLLFDHIGGINTMLQSLAIGGCAFIPKDRKNVDGIAQAICEYQISILPASPSFLNLFLLNQCHKKYDLSSLKLITYGTEIMPDSLLKRLKIALPKVRFHQTFGASEIGITQTKSKENFIALNDPNLEYKIINNELWLKSKTQTLGYLNADNCVFQDGWFCTGDKVETMIENGEEYLKIIGRTQEIINVGGEKVFPQEIENIITQIEGIQDCLVYGEPHILTGQSISVALVVDTHKLNPNDKLGLKKLIRDYCKNYLPNYKIPTKVVIQEHLNMSERFKKIRLKTEGGGA, from the coding sequence ATGGATAATCTCGGACATCGTTTTATCCAAAAGCTCTATTCTTTTGACCCCAATTCAAATGCCCTAATCACAGAAGAAAAAACCTATACTTATGGCGATCTTCTCTTGAGTATGCAAGATTTTGAAAAAAAATTATCCTCCATACCAAAGGGATCTTGCATAGGAATTCTTGGGGACTTTAGCCTAGAAAATATTGCTTTATTTTTAGCCTGTGTGCAATCTCAAATGATTCTCATCCCGCTCTCCCAAGACCCAACCCTCCCTATGAAACTCCAAGAAGGACAGGTTGATTATATCTGCCAAAATCATATCTTCCAAGCCCAAAACCCATCCGGCAAACACCCCCTTATCCTCAATCTCAAGGCAAGTCATTCAAGCGGGCTTATCCTCTTTAGCTCCGGAAGCACAGGCAAGCCCAAAGCCATCTTACATCACTTAGACAATCTTTTAGCCCCTTATTTATCCAAAAAACCCAAATCCATTTGCATGCTCTTGTTTTTGCTCTTTGATCATATCGGGGGGATTAACACCATGCTACAATCTCTAGCCATAGGGGGTTGTGCCTTTATCCCAAAAGATCGCAAAAATGTCGATGGGATTGCCCAAGCCATTTGCGAATACCAAATTTCTATTTTGCCTGCCTCACCATCATTCCTCAATCTATTCTTACTCAATCAATGCCACAAAAAATACGACCTAAGCTCACTCAAACTCATCACCTATGGCACAGAAATAATGCCTGACAGCCTACTTAAACGTCTCAAAATTGCCTTACCAAAAGTCCGTTTTCATCAAACATTTGGAGCTTCAGAGATAGGGATCACCCAAACAAAATCAAAAGAAAATTTCATTGCCCTCAATGATCCCAATCTGGAATACAAAATCATCAACAATGAATTATGGCTCAAATCAAAAACACAGACTCTAGGCTATCTTAATGCAGATAATTGCGTATTTCAAGATGGTTGGTTTTGCACAGGGGATAAAGTAGAGACTATGATAGAAAATGGAGAAGAATATCTTAAAATCATAGGACGCACTCAAGAAATTATTAATGTAGGGGGAGAAAAAGTTTTTCCTCAAGAAATTGAAAATATCATTACTCAAATAGAAGGTATTCAAGATTGTCTTGTTTATGGAGAACCTCATATCCTTACAGGACAAAGTATTAGTGTTGCCCTTGTAGTAGATACGCATAAACTAAATCCCAATGATAAGCTGGGGTTAAAGAAGTTAATCAGGGATTATTGCAAAAATTATCTCCCTAATTATAAAATCCCTACAAAAGTGGTTATTCAAGAACATTTGAATATGAGTGAGAGGTTTAAAAAAATACGCTTAAAAACTGAGGGGGGGGGGGCATAA
- a CDS encoding fatty acid--CoA ligase family protein, whose protein sequence is MQGLLKNWHPFFQRFIANKNHIALIENNQKYTYDHLLEQAIDISKNLQIPDQSILALIGDYSFMGIATFLALIAKKCIIAPLLPNNFDHYLQSFGVEYLLQNGQITPYSKANTSHSSLSLLNILKANHSSGLIIFSSGSTGKPKAILHHLDAMLEVYKQKSFHPTNTAGVFLINHIAGIDVLFNQFAIGGTLSIPTSRTPQAICELIQTHKVEILPASPSFLQLLLLSQSQNYYNLGSLKLVVYGSEPMPHSVLKNLKTALPHVRFKQSFGTSETNAIKTKNSKTKEGFIQLDTSSTQYKIINNELWLKSKTQTLGYLNADNCVFQDGWFCTGDKVETMIENGEEYLKIIGRTQEIINVGGEKVFPQEIENIITQIEGIQDCLVYGEPHILTGQSISVALVVDTHKLNPNDKLGLKKLIRDYCKNYLPNYKIPTKVVIQEHLNMSERFKRLRNHKINYK, encoded by the coding sequence ATGCAAGGTCTCCTAAAAAATTGGCATCCATTTTTCCAACGTTTTATTGCAAACAAAAATCACATTGCCCTCATTGAGAACAACCAAAAATATACTTACGATCATCTCCTTGAACAAGCCATTGATATATCTAAAAACTTACAAATTCCGGATCAAAGCATACTTGCCCTTATAGGTGATTATAGTTTTATGGGTATTGCGACCTTTCTTGCTCTGATCGCCAAAAAATGCATTATCGCTCCTTTGTTGCCCAATAATTTCGATCACTATCTCCAAAGCTTTGGAGTAGAATATCTTTTACAAAATGGACAAATCACGCCTTATTCCAAAGCCAATACCTCCCACTCTTCTTTATCTTTACTCAACATTTTAAAAGCAAATCATTCAAGCGGGCTTATTATCTTTAGCTCCGGAAGCACAGGCAAGCCCAAAGCCATCTTACATCACCTGGATGCTATGCTTGAAGTTTATAAACAAAAATCTTTCCATCCAACCAACACAGCCGGAGTATTCCTCATCAACCATATTGCCGGTATAGATGTTTTGTTCAATCAATTTGCCATTGGAGGGACATTGAGTATCCCTACAAGTAGGACTCCTCAAGCAATATGCGAACTTATCCAAACACACAAAGTAGAAATTTTGCCCGCTTCTCCTTCATTTTTACAATTACTATTGCTTAGCCAATCCCAAAACTATTATAATCTGGGATCTTTGAAGCTTGTGGTTTATGGCTCTGAACCCATGCCCCACTCAGTGCTTAAAAATCTTAAAACTGCTTTGCCTCATGTGAGGTTTAAGCAAAGCTTTGGAACAAGCGAAACCAATGCGATTAAAACAAAAAACTCAAAAACAAAAGAAGGCTTTATCCAACTAGACACTTCCTCCACGCAATACAAAATCATCAACAATGAATTATGGCTCAAATCAAAAACACAGACTCTAGGCTATCTTAATGCAGATAATTGCGTATTTCAAGATGGTTGGTTTTGCACAGGGGATAAAGTAGAGACTATGATAGAAAATGGAGAAGAATATCTTAAAATCATAGGACGCACTCAAGAAATTATTAATGTAGGGGGAGAAAAAGTTTTTCCTCAAGAAATTGAAAATATCATTACTCAAATAGAAGGTATTCAAGATTGTCTTGTTTATGGAGAACCTCATATCCTTACAGGACAAAGTATTAGTGTTGCCCTTGTAGTAGATACGCATAAACTAAATCCCAATGATAAGCTGGGGTTAAAGAAGTTAATCAGGGATTATTGCAAAAATTATCTCCCTAATTATAAAATCCCTACAAAAGTGGTTATTCAAGAACATTTGAATATGAGTGAGAGGTTTAAGAGATTAAGAAATCATAAAATAAATTATAAATAA
- the aepX gene encoding phosphoenolpyruvate mutase produces METSKIVYVGMSGDLIHPGHINILKIASSYGKVIVGLLTDEAIASYKRLPYMNYEQRKEIIQTLIYVCEVIPQTTLSYEENIRKLKPDFVVHGDDWKSGPQEKTRQNVIDILKELGKGKLIEPTYTPGISSSLLNENARAIGISTNARLSLLRRLIQAKKPLRFLEAHNAISALIVQNAYAQPNGEGNGKIEFDGIWSSSLTDSTSRGKPDIEAVDLTSRLTTINEIFEVTTKPLIYDADTGGKIEHFVFTIKSLERTGVSAVIIEDKIGLKKNSLFGNEVAQQQDSIENFCLKISSGKKSQVTSDFMIIARIESLILEKGIEDAFIRAKAYIQAGADGIMIHSRQKNPNEIFEFLKIFRAYDAHTPVVLVPTSFNEITAKELGEAGGNIIIYANHLLRSAYPAMKNVAEGILKFDRSKEIEDKCMDIKEILNLIPGTK; encoded by the coding sequence ATGGAAACATCAAAAATCGTCTATGTTGGAATGAGTGGGGATCTTATCCATCCGGGACATATCAATATTCTAAAGATAGCCTCAAGTTATGGAAAAGTAATCGTAGGACTACTAACAGATGAAGCAATTGCCTCTTACAAAAGACTCCCTTATATGAACTATGAACAAAGAAAGGAAATCATACAAACACTTATATATGTCTGTGAAGTTATCCCCCAAACAACCCTAAGTTACGAAGAAAATATCCGCAAACTTAAACCTGATTTTGTTGTCCATGGCGATGATTGGAAAAGCGGTCCTCAAGAAAAAACAAGACAAAATGTTATTGATATTCTTAAAGAATTAGGCAAGGGCAAACTTATAGAACCCACTTATACTCCGGGTATTTCCTCCAGTTTGCTTAATGAAAATGCCAGAGCTATTGGCATTAGCACCAATGCAAGATTGTCTCTCCTAAGAAGACTCATTCAAGCCAAAAAGCCCTTACGTTTTCTGGAAGCCCACAATGCCATCTCAGCTCTAATTGTCCAAAATGCCTATGCACAACCCAATGGGGAGGGTAATGGCAAAATTGAATTTGATGGGATTTGGTCAAGCTCACTTACAGATTCTACAAGCAGAGGAAAACCCGATATTGAAGCTGTTGATCTCACATCAAGACTCACCACTATTAATGAGATTTTTGAAGTAACCACAAAGCCTTTGATTTATGATGCTGACACAGGGGGCAAAATCGAACATTTTGTCTTCACAATAAAATCTCTTGAACGCACAGGCGTAAGCGCTGTTATTATCGAAGACAAAATTGGCTTGAAGAAAAACTCTCTTTTTGGCAATGAAGTTGCCCAACAACAAGATAGCATAGAAAATTTTTGCCTCAAAATCAGCAGTGGCAAAAAATCTCAAGTCACATCAGATTTTATGATTATCGCTCGTATTGAAAGCCTTATTTTAGAAAAAGGCATTGAGGATGCCTTTATAAGGGCAAAAGCATATATACAAGCAGGGGCGGATGGGATTATGATCCATTCACGTCAAAAAAATCCCAATGAAATTTTTGAATTTCTCAAAATTTTTAGAGCATATGATGCTCATACCCCCGTTGTTTTAGTGCCTACAAGTTTCAATGAGATCACAGCTAAAGAGTTAGGAGAAGCCGGAGGGAATATCATCATTTATGCAAACCATTTGTTGCGTTCTGCATACCCGGCGATGAAAAATGTCGCTGAGGGAATCTTGAAATTTGATAGAAGCAAAGAAATTGAAGATAAATGTATGGACATTAAAGAAATTCTAAATCTCATTCCGGGGACAAAATAA
- the aepY gene encoding phosphonopyruvate decarboxylase: protein MLNTKDFGEILKQHRFVTFSGVPCSFLNPLINYAINENAFIMANNEGDGVAIASGISLNSKQTGVVLMQNSGLSNALSPLTSLNYTFKIPILGFVSLRGQQGICDEPQHELLGTITDKILKTCQIDYDFLSPDINIAAKQVAQAEEIINQNKSFFFIVCKDTFDSVSLQAPHFHQIGEKYFIQKPTKPTLPQRLEALEVIDSLNNKNLIVLATTGKTGRELYEINDSQNYLYMVGSMGCISSFGLGVSLENDKKVIAIDGDSALLMRMGNMSTNAYYAKGNFCHICLDNQSHDSTGGQFSLSFICNLAQIAYNCGYKKVFYANNLEDFKNALVDFINCDEKTGATFIYLSIQKGSKKDLGRPKIKPYEVKERLQNFLQENGK from the coding sequence ATGCTCAACACTAAAGATTTTGGAGAGATCCTCAAACAACATCGTTTTGTTACTTTTAGCGGCGTGCCCTGCTCTTTTCTCAATCCCCTTATCAACTACGCTATCAATGAAAATGCCTTTATTATGGCTAACAACGAAGGTGATGGGGTAGCCATTGCTTCCGGAATCAGCCTGAATTCCAAACAAACAGGTGTTGTGCTTATGCAAAATAGCGGTCTTTCAAATGCGCTCTCTCCTCTTACAAGTCTCAATTATACTTTCAAAATCCCTATTCTTGGCTTCGTTTCTTTAAGAGGGCAGCAAGGTATTTGCGATGAACCTCAACATGAACTCTTGGGCACTATCACAGATAAAATTTTAAAAACTTGTCAAATTGATTATGATTTTTTAAGTCCGGATATAAATATAGCCGCCAAACAAGTAGCCCAAGCCGAAGAGATTATCAATCAAAACAAAAGCTTCTTTTTCATTGTTTGTAAAGACACTTTTGACTCTGTTAGTTTGCAAGCACCTCATTTTCACCAAATTGGAGAAAAATACTTTATACAAAAACCGACCAAACCTACTCTACCCCAAAGACTGGAGGCATTGGAAGTCATAGATTCCCTCAACAACAAAAATCTCATTGTCTTGGCAACCACCGGCAAAACAGGCAGAGAGCTTTATGAAATAAATGATAGCCAAAATTATCTCTATATGGTTGGGTCTATGGGATGTATCTCTTCGTTTGGACTGGGAGTCTCTCTTGAAAATGATAAAAAAGTCATAGCCATTGATGGAGACTCAGCCTTACTCATGCGAATGGGAAATATGAGCACAAATGCCTATTACGCAAAAGGAAACTTTTGCCATATTTGTTTGGACAATCAAAGCCATGATTCTACAGGGGGTCAATTTAGTCTCTCTTTTATTTGCAATCTGGCTCAAATTGCCTATAATTGTGGCTACAAAAAAGTCTTTTATGCCAATAATTTAGAAGATTTTAAAAATGCCTTAGTTGATTTTATTAATTGTGATGAAAAAACCGGAGCTACTTTTATTTATTTATCAATCCAAAAAGGGAGCAAAAAAGATCTTGGACGTCCAAAAATTAAACCCTATGAAGTCAAAGAGAGATTGCAAAATTTTCTTCAAGAGAATGGCAAATGA
- a CDS encoding phosphonoacetaldehyde reductase yields the protein MNFNFYNPVQIEFGIEYLEEISKIKSQNILLVTSDGFQKRGIVDKIKGILNHKLKKVLHHIAPNPQIQFFNTLEGATDSIDCIIALGGGSVIDCAKALSIARSLQIQNNLLIPKPNKSPIDVFAFPTTAGTSSELTPWATIWDKKDQKKYSLHHENLYCKKAFYDSHLMLTLPRDITIATSLDALSHCIESIWNKNANPISTNNALKGIQLILENLPKLLDNPDSLYLREQISLASIFAGLAFCATQTALAHAISYPITMQKNIPHGIACSFSIPFLLDNLPEGNPKNILSPYQKDIKNLFEQLHVKTDFKDYGITPKDIEDIFHSLNSRAKNSIFDLEAIQNKLIK from the coding sequence ATGAATTTTAATTTTTACAACCCTGTCCAAATTGAATTTGGCATTGAATATTTAGAAGAAATCTCAAAAATAAAATCTCAAAATATTCTGCTGGTTACTTCAGATGGATTTCAAAAAAGAGGGATTGTCGATAAAATAAAGGGTATCCTCAATCATAAACTCAAAAAAGTTCTCCATCATATCGCTCCAAATCCTCAAATTCAGTTTTTTAACACTCTGGAAGGGGCTACAGATTCTATTGATTGTATTATCGCACTCGGTGGGGGGAGTGTGATTGATTGTGCAAAAGCCCTAAGCATTGCAAGATCCTTGCAAATTCAAAACAATCTCCTCATCCCCAAACCAAACAAATCCCCTATTGATGTTTTTGCCTTTCCAACAACTGCAGGTACAAGCTCTGAGCTTACTCCTTGGGCAACTATTTGGGATAAAAAAGATCAAAAAAAATATTCCTTACACCATGAAAATCTTTATTGCAAAAAAGCTTTTTATGATTCTCATCTCATGCTCACACTCCCTAGAGATATTACCATTGCTACTTCTCTGGATGCCCTATCCCATTGTATAGAATCTATTTGGAACAAAAATGCAAATCCCATCTCTACAAATAATGCCCTCAAAGGCATACAACTTATTTTAGAAAACCTGCCCAAACTTCTTGATAATCCGGACTCCCTTTATTTAAGAGAGCAAATCAGCCTTGCAAGCATTTTTGCAGGGCTGGCATTTTGTGCTACTCAAACAGCTTTGGCTCATGCAATAAGCTACCCTATTACAATGCAAAAAAATATCCCTCATGGCATTGCTTGCAGCTTTAGTATCCCTTTTTTATTAGATAATCTCCCTGAGGGCAACCCAAAAAATATCCTTTCTCCTTATCAAAAAGATATAAAAAATCTTTTCGAACAACTTCATGTCAAAACAGATTTCAAAGACTATGGCATCACCCCCAAAGACATAGAAGATATATTCCACTCACTCAATTCAAGAGCAAAAAATAGCATTTTTGATCTTGAAGCGATACAAAATAAACTCATCAAATAA
- a CDS encoding LicD family protein, with amino-acid sequence MDKHLLKQIQSKTLEVAKEFKRVCEKYNLRYFMSCGTTLGAARHKGFIPWDDDMDFYMPRSDYEKLIALDQQDSLNNTHHVFDKKFIFKHWDKTPHYIWNFAKLEDINTTVIESTIAQNKVNYKGGIGIDIFILDGGGNHIQEAKKHFETLMKLGGRRYEKYWKPIASNRNKFPIKQIKQIILNTRSHLLFQPVLDHFKHKIENLSQKYDFDDSEIIASPFVLSNYPDAIHFKKDFIPYVMLDFEDTQFRAPNNYETYLSRLYGDYMTPPPISEQTGHMPYYVNLELPFAQYQPPYLR; translated from the coding sequence ATGGATAAACATCTTCTCAAGCAAATACAAAGCAAAACTCTAGAAGTCGCCAAAGAATTCAAAAGAGTTTGTGAAAAATACAACCTTAGATATTTCATGTCTTGTGGGACTACACTTGGAGCAGCCAGACATAAAGGTTTTATTCCATGGGATGATGATATGGATTTTTATATGCCAAGAAGTGATTATGAGAAACTCATAGCCCTAGATCAACAAGACTCTTTAAATAACACTCATCATGTATTTGACAAAAAATTTATTTTCAAACATTGGGACAAAACACCCCATTATATTTGGAATTTTGCGAAACTTGAAGACATAAATACGACCGTGATTGAATCCACTATTGCACAAAACAAGGTCAATTATAAAGGAGGGATTGGGATTGATATTTTTATCCTTGATGGAGGAGGAAATCATATACAAGAAGCCAAAAAACATTTTGAGACTTTGATGAAATTAGGGGGTCGAAGATATGAAAAATACTGGAAACCCATTGCTTCAAACAGGAATAAATTCCCTATCAAACAAATCAAGCAAATTATACTCAATACCCGATCTCATTTGTTGTTTCAGCCTGTTTTGGATCATTTCAAACACAAGATAGAAAATTTGAGTCAAAAATACGACTTTGATGATTCAGAAATTATAGCAAGCCCTTTTGTATTGTCCAACTACCCGGATGCTATCCATTTCAAAAAAGACTTTATCCCCTATGTTATGCTGGATTTTGAAGATACTCAATTCCGTGCTCCTAACAACTATGAAACCTATTTGAGTCGGTTATATGGAGATTATATGACCCCTCCTCCTATCAGTGAGCAAACAGGGCATATGCCTTATTATGTCAATCTTGAGTTACCTTTTGCCCAATACCAACCCCCTTACTTGAGATAA
- a CDS encoding glycosyltransferase, whose translation MKILHLVSQDFGGAGRAALRLHLALLDQANAHPNESIESLMLVQEKSTDYKSVLRLAKTTSQKIMQKARPALCRIPLIFYPKRHQDIFSTDFIPNPHLIKTINHLQPDIVHLHWINNGFLNIKDLKKIKAPLLWSLHDSNAYTGGCHVVYPHCNQAQTHCQKCPFLKSHFKFDLSFWIFAKKAKTYSKLNLTINGLSRWITQCAKESALLKDKKIINLPNPIDTNIYCPIPKDSARDILKLHQSQKIIAFGALSATSLARKGYFELKEALKFLKNKDRLKLVIFGASGDENGETPDVSGIQTHYLGHLQDDISLRLVYSAADVMVTPSLCESFGQTASESLSCGTPVVCFDTSGLKDIIDHQKTGYLAKAFDPLDLARGIEWVLGLDPQAYQSLSQEGRKKVLTTFNAQKIAKQYIQNYKEILNAPTS comes from the coding sequence ATGAAAATCCTCCATTTAGTATCTCAAGATTTTGGCGGGGCAGGGAGAGCAGCGCTAAGACTTCATCTTGCACTCCTTGATCAAGCAAATGCCCATCCAAATGAATCCATTGAATCCCTCATGCTTGTCCAAGAAAAAAGCACTGATTACAAAAGTGTTTTGAGACTTGCTAAAACAACATCCCAAAAAATCATGCAAAAAGCACGCCCTGCCCTTTGTAGGATTCCGTTAATATTTTATCCCAAACGCCATCAAGATATATTCTCAACAGATTTCATCCCCAACCCTCATCTTATCAAGACCATTAATCATCTCCAACCTGATATTGTCCATTTGCATTGGATTAATAATGGATTTTTAAACATTAAAGATTTGAAAAAAATAAAAGCCCCCCTACTTTGGAGTTTGCATGACAGCAATGCCTATACAGGAGGTTGTCATGTCGTTTATCCTCATTGCAACCAAGCCCAAACCCATTGCCAAAAATGCCCTTTTTTAAAATCTCATTTTAAATTTGATTTGAGTTTTTGGATTTTTGCTAAAAAAGCAAAAACTTATTCCAAACTCAACCTCACCATTAATGGCTTAAGTCGTTGGATAACACAATGCGCCAAAGAATCTGCCCTTCTCAAAGATAAAAAAATCATCAATCTTCCTAACCCCATTGACACAAATATTTATTGCCCTATCCCCAAAGATAGCGCCCGAGATATTCTCAAACTCCACCAATCCCAAAAAATCATCGCCTTTGGGGCACTAAGTGCGACAAGCCTGGCACGCAAAGGTTATTTTGAACTTAAAGAAGCCTTGAAATTCTTGAAAAACAAAGATCGTCTCAAGCTTGTGATTTTTGGAGCAAGTGGGGATGAGAATGGAGAGACCCCGGATGTTAGTGGAATCCAAACTCATTATTTGGGGCATCTTCAAGATGATATAAGTCTCAGGCTTGTTTATAGCGCGGCTGATGTCATGGTAACTCCAAGTCTTTGTGAATCTTTTGGACAAACAGCCAGTGAGAGCTTATCTTGTGGGACTCCGGTAGTGTGTTTTGACACAAGCGGGCTTAAAGATATTATTGATCATCAAAAAACCGGCTACCTTGCTAAAGCTTTTGATCCATTGGATTTGGCTAGAGGGATAGAGTGGGTGCTGGGATTAGATCCGCAAGCCTATCAAAGTCTCTCCCAAGAAGGCAGAAAAAAAGTACTGACCACATTCAATGCGCAAAAAATTGCAAAACAATATATCCAAAATTACAAGGAGATCCTTAATGCCCCCACTTCTTAA
- a CDS encoding methyltransferase domain-containing protein has protein sequence MNKYEILHYTSDNPKATIIGDLREKDTLPKDYLDCFICTFTLNFIDEYKKAIQTIHSMLKQNGVALVSVAGLIQISRYDYDRWGDYHRFTDMGMQKAFGEVFGEKNIEVKAYGNVLSAMGELQGIAAEELTEEELLQEDNDYQVVITIKAIKNNI, from the coding sequence GTGAATAAATACGAAATACTCCATTACACATCCGATAATCCAAAAGCTACAATTATTGGGGATCTTAGAGAAAAAGATACCCTCCCCAAAGATTATCTGGATTGCTTTATTTGCACCTTCACGCTTAATTTTATTGATGAATATAAAAAAGCCATACAAACCATTCACTCTATGTTAAAACAAAATGGAGTAGCCCTTGTTAGTGTAGCAGGACTTATCCAAATCAGTCGGTATGATTATGATCGTTGGGGAGATTATCATCGATTTACGGATATGGGCATGCAAAAAGCCTTTGGAGAAGTATTTGGAGAAAAAAATATTGAAGTCAAGGCTTATGGCAATGTTTTAAGCGCCATGGGAGAACTTCAAGGAATTGCTGCGGAAGAACTTACAGAAGAAGAGTTGCTACAAGAAGACAATGATTACCAAGTCGTCATCACAATCAAAGCAATCAAAAATAATATTTAA